AACTCGAGCGTTATTATCCGACCGATACCTTGGTCACGGGATTCGACATCATCTTTTTCTGGGTGGCGCGGATGATCATGTCGGGACTGCACCTGGTGGGTGAGGTGCCGTTCCGGACTGTGCTCTTCCATGGCATGGTGCGGGACGCCCGGGGCGTGAAGATGTCCAAGACCAAGGGCAACGCGGTCGACCCGTCTTCGGCCATGGACGAGCACGGGGTCGATGCCCTGCGTTTCACTCTCGCCGCGCTGGCCTCTCCGGGTTCCGACCTGGCCCTGTCCGAGGAGCGGTTGACCGGCTACCGCGCCTTTCTGAACAAACTGTGGAACGCCACCCGCTTCCTGCTGATGCAGGTCGAGGGCGGGGATTTCAGGCGCCTCCCGCCTGAGGAACTGGAACTCGACGCCCTCGACCACTATCTGCTGGCCTCCTACCGCCAGCTTGTCGGTCGGGTGCACGCCAGTTTCCAGGCACACCGTTACGACCACGCTTGCGAGGCGATCTATCACTTCCTCTGGCACACTTTCTGCGACTGGTGCATCGAGTTGAGCAAGCCCGATTTTGCCGGAAAGAGCGAAGGCGACAGGAAGGGATCGAGCCGGCTGACGGTGATGATCGACGTGCTGGACGGCGCCCTCCGCCTGCTGCATCCGGTCGCACCCTTCATCACCGAAGAACTCTGGCAGAGCCTTCCCCGGCGGGAAGGGGATGCCGCGTTGCTGGCCGCTTCGCGGATCCCCACTCCCGATGACCCCGGTGTTCCCATTCCCGAGGGCCTGGACGACGGGCAGGCAATCGCCCTGGTCGAACAATGGCTGATCGCCCCCGTGTCGGCGGCGCGGGCGCTGAAGACGGGGGCCGGCATCGCTCCGGGAAAGGAGATCACCCTGCGCTTGAGGCCCCGCCGGCCGGAAGGTGAGAGGGCCCTGCGAGTCTTCGCCGGGCGAATCGCCGGCCTGGTCAAGGCCCGAGAAGTCGATTTGCTCGCGACGGATCCCCCGGAAGAACCGGCTCTGCGCCAGGTGCTCGACACGGTCGAGGTGATCATCCCGATGGCCGGTGCGCTGGATCTCGAGCAGGAGAAGGCACGGCTCCAAAAGGAGCGCGACAAGCTTGCGGGCCAGGCGGAAGCCTGCCGCAGGAAGCTCTCCAACGCTTCGTTCGTCGAGCGAGCTCCCGCGGCAGTAGTCGACAAGGAACGGGCGCGCCTCGAGGATCTGGAAAGCCGTCTGGCGAGCCTTGCCGAGCGACTGGAGAGCTTCGGATGAGCTCTTCCGCGGCGCGCTTTCCTCTCGACGATGCCCGGCGGGTGATCGCAGCGGCTCTCGACGAGGACCTGGGTACCGGCGGCGATATCACCTCGGAGGCCGTTTTCCCCCAGGGCCGAGATGTCAGTGCTCGTCTCGTGGCCCGCGAGGAAGTGGTGGTTGCGGGTCTCGCCGTCTGCTCCCTGGTCTACCAAGAGCTTGCCGCGCGCAGCGGCCGCCGGGCGGTGGTGGAAACACTCCTCGACGACGGGGCGCGGGCCGCTGCCGGGCGGACCCTGGCCCGGATCCGCGGCGACGCCCGCGCGGTCTTTGCCGGTGAGCGCGTGATGCTCAACCTGCTCGCTCGCCTGTCCGGGATCGCGACCACCACCGCCAGGGCCGTCGAGGAGGTGAGCCATACTTCCTGCCGGGTGGCGGATACCCGCAAGACCACGCCGGGACTGCGCTTGCTCGAGAAGTACGCCGTGGCGATCGGAGGGGGCGAAAACCACCGCCTGCGCCTGGACACCCTGGTAATGATCAAGGACAACCACAAGCAACTGGCCGGCGGCATCCGGCCGGCGATCGAGGCGGTGCGTGCCGCCGGCTACGATCCCGCGGAGATCGAGGTGGAAGTCGACGACCTGGAAGAGTTCGACGAGGCCCTCGAGGCGCGGGCCGGGTGGATCCTGCTGGACAACATGGAGCCCGAAGTCGTGCGCGAAGCGGTGCAGCGGAGCGGTGGGCGCTGCCGGCTGGAAGTGTCGGGAGGGCTGCGGATCGGTGCGTTGAGCGAATACGCCGAGACCGGAGCCGACCGCCTCTCCCTCGGAGCGCTGACCCATTCGGTGTGCGCGGCGGATCTGGCCCTCGATCTCGAGGACGAGGTCCCGGCGGGGTGAGCGCGGCGGCCGATCCCACCGCGGCCATCGAACGCCGGCTGCGCACCCGGGCCCTCGGTCGTCCCCTGATCTGGGTGCCCCGGCTGGACTCCACGATGGACGAGGCGCGGCGCCGGGTGGACGACGCCGGCCCGGGGACGGCGATCCTCGCCGGCGAGCAGAGCCGCGGGCGGGGACGTCGCGGGCGGGTTTTCGTCTCGCCTCCGGGGGGGCTCTACCTGTCCGTGATTCTCGAGCCGCTGCCGGAGCCGCATCATTCCTGGAGGCTGGGATTCGCCCTGGCCCTGGCGGCACGGCGGGCCGTGATGGCGGCCGGTGGGCCGGCGCTGTCTTTCAAGTGGCCCAACGACCTGCTCCGGGGACAGCGCAAGGTGGGCGGAGTTCTGCTCGAACTGCTGACGCCCGCCGGGGGCGCGGCGCGGGTGATCGCCGGGATCGGCCTGAACCTGGGCCCGGATCCCTCCCGCCTCGATGCCGCTGCGCGGGGAGCGGGGGCGGTCTCCCTGCCTGGATCGAGCGCTGAGGCCCTGGCCATGGTGGCCGCCGAACTGCTCGAGGCATTCGAGGCGCGAACCCGGCTCCTGCTCGATGGAGGCTGGCCGCAGATCCTGGGGGAGGTACGTGCCTGCATCGTTCCACGGGTCGGGGGCCGGATCACCGTGCGGACCCCCGCCGGTGACCTGCTGCGGGGAGACTTCGTCGACCTGGCGGCCGATGGCGCCCTGGTGCTTCGGGATCTCGACAGCGGTGAGGTGCGAGCCCTGCGCCACGGAGAGATCGCCTCGATCGACGGCGGCGGCGCGGGGGGCGCGCGGGGTCTTGAGTCCGGGGGCGGAAAAGGGCAGGATAGGGCGCAATGGTAAGGGGGGTGAGAGCCGCTTCATGCTTCTGGTCGTCGATATAGGGAATACGCAGATCGTAGCGGGTGTCTTCGACGGGAAGACGCTGCGTGGGTCGTGGCGGTTGTCTTCCCGGCGGGAGATGACCGCCGACGAGTTCGCCGTGTTGCTTCGCGGGGCCCTGGGGGAGGCGGCGGCCGGGATCGAATCGGCGGTGATGGCCTCGGTCGTCCCGCCCCTGACCGGGGAGGGGCGCCGGGCCCTGGCGCGGCTGGTGGGGAAGGAACCGCTGCTGGTGGAGCCGGGGATTCGCACGGGACTGAAGATTCGTACCGACTCTCCCCAGGAGGTGGGGGCCGATCGGATCGTCAATGCGGTCGCCGCTCTCGAGAGTTACGGCGGTCCGGCCGTGGTGGTGGATTTCGGCACCGCGACCACTCTCGACGTGATGACGGCGTCCGGCGAGTATCTCGGGGGGGTCATCACGGTGGGCGCGAGGGTCGGTGTCGATGCTCTCTCGGTGCGCGCCGCCCGCCTGCCTCGGGTCGACCTGGCGCTTCCGCCGCGGGTCATCGGCCGCAACACGATGGACTCCATTCGGTCGGGAGCGCTCTACGGGCACGCGGCGATGGTCGATGGCCTGGTGGAAAGGATCGAAGAGGAACTCGGCGAGACCGTGACCGTCGTGGTGACGGGAGGCACCGCCGGCATCATCGGCCCCTTGATGAAGCGGATCGACTTCACGAACCCTCATTTGACCCTCGAGGGTCTTCGCATCCTCCACGCGCGAAACAGCTCCCGATGAGAGTTCTCTTCCTTTGCACCGCGAATATCTGCCGCTCTCCGGCGGCGGAGTACTACATGCGGCATCTGCTCGAACGGTTTGCCATCACGACGGTGAGCGTGACTTCGGCGGGGATCATGGATATGGGCGGCGCGCCCGCGGATCCGGTCGTCCGGCGTCTCGTGGGCGAGTACGGCATCGATCTCTCGGGCCACCGGAGCAAGCTCGCCACCCGCGCGATGGTCGGCACGGCTGACGAGATCGTCGTCATGGCCCGGCGTCACCGGGACTGGATCGAGCGCACCTTCCCGGAAGCCTTGCGAAAGGTCTCCCTGATCCGGGAACCCGAGGAGAGCGCGGATCTGCTCGACCCGGTGGGGGGATCGGAGAAGGACTATCGTCGAGCCCTCGAATTGCTGTTCAAGTGCGTCGAGCGTCGCACCCTGGCCTTCAAGTATCCTGTCTGAAACGCCTGTGGGCCGGTCCCGCAGGACGAGAGGGCCAGGGACATCGCAGTGAAAGAGCTCAGCGAAAAAGACTACGTCGTCGCCATCGAGCGGCATCTGGGCAAGCTGCGCGCGCGGCCGCTGGTGCTCTCGCCGGCGGACTTCGAGCGTGTCCTGGACTGGTTCGCCCGGGGCATCCCCCTTTCCCTCGTGACCTCCGTGATGAGCGAGGTCTTTGCCCAGGCGGCCTCCCGCAAGCCCCTGCGACTGCCCCGCTCGCTGGCCTACTGCGCGCCGGCGGTGGAAGAGGCCTTCGCCGATCTGCAGGCGGGGAGAACCCGTCCCCGGGGCTCCCGGGACCCGGTGGAGGCGGATGACTCCCGGGCGGCGGTGGCGGAGATGGGACGCGCCGTGGCGGCCTCGTCCGCTCCCCGGGAAATTCGCGAGGAAATTGCGGGACTGCTCGAGAAGGCCTCCGCGGGGGAAGCGGTCGTCGAGTTGGGCGAGGACCTGGCCTCGAACCTCGAAAGGCGGCTTTTCGAGGCCTGCCTGGCAGCCCTTTCCTGCGAGGAACGCCGGGAGCTCGAACAGCAGGCCCTCGAGGATGTGGAGCCCTACGCCGACGGCATGGATCCGGCGGTGCGGGAGCACGCCTGCCGGCGCGCCCTGCAGCGTCGCCTGCGTCGGCGCTTCCGGCTGCCCGACCTCTCCCTGTTGCCGCTGCTGGGCCCCTAGTCGTCCGTTGATGAAGTCTTTCCGGTACGAGGGACCGAGACTCCAAGGTCCGTGCACCGGAAGGAGCCCGCAGGAGGCCCCTACGGCCCTCGCTTCACGCGGAGTGTTCGGCGCTCCGGCGTTGCGGGAGCGGGAGGGCTGCGGCGGGGATGGCCGTGCCGCCGGGCCACCGGTCCCACACTGCCGCCATGAGGCCGGGAGAGCGCAGGCTTGCGGCAGCCGCCGTGGCCGCCTGGGTGGGGGCCTGGTCGGGCTGTGCGCTGCCGGGTCGAGGTCCGGCCCTGGCCCTTTTGATCGGGGCCGCCCTGGCGGCTGTGGGGAGGCGGCTTTCTTCCCGGCCGGAGATCTGGACGCCCCTGCTGGTGGCGCTGCTCTACGCGGCTCCGGCGGCGGCCCGCTGGACTCCCTGGGAGCCCCTGACGGCGGGCTGGCACGAGATCGAAGGGGTCGTGCTGGACCTGCGCGTCCTATCGGAGGGTCGGGAGATCGTGCTGGCCGCCGCCGACGGTACGTGGAGGCTGGAGGTCCCCCGCACGGGAATCGCCTGGCTCGACCGCTTCGACCCCCGGCTCCGTGAAGGAGGCCGGATCCGGGCCAGGGGGCGGTGGAGGGGCCGGGGAAGGCTGGTGGCGTCCTGCGCGAGTGCCGTGGAGGTGGCGTGCGAGGCGAACTGGAGCGGGTGGTTGAGGGGCGTCGCCACCCGCCTGCGCGGATCCTGGCTCAGCCGGGCGCGTCGACGACTGCCGGGGCAGGCTTCCCGGGGGGGAGCGCTGGTCTTCGCGCTGGTGACCGGAGATCGCAGCGCCCTGGATCCGGCCTTCCTCGCCCGGCTGCGTGCTTCGGGGCTGGCTCACCTGGCGGTGGTCTCAGGGATGCATGTGGGCCTGGTGGCGACGGTGTTCGGTGCCGCCCTTTCGCGGATTCTGGGGCGCTGGAACCGCCGCCGGCAGGTGGCGGCCATGCTGCTGACGGGTCTACTCGTGCTCACCCTGCCTGCGACCGCGCCGGTGCACCGGGCGGCGGCCCTGCTGATGCTGGGCTGGCTGGCGGCCTTGCTGGGTCGAGCCAGTTCCGCGGCGGCGATGCTCTCCCTGGTCGTATTGCTGCTGTTGGCCGTCGACGGGGCACAGGCCGCGTCACTGTCTTTCCAACTCACCGTCGTGGCCTCCGCGGCCATCGTGCTGGCTTTCCGCCGAGCCGGTCACCGGCGCCTGCTCGTGGCGGCGGCGCCCTTTCTCGCCACGTGGCCTCTTCTGGTCACCCTCACCGGCAGGCTGTCGCCCTGGGGTATACCCGCCACCGCGGTGGCGGCGCCCGGGTTGCTGCCGGCGCTGATCGGGGGGTGGATCGCGGTGCTGGCCCCCGCGGGAGCGCTCGCCGAACTGGCCCGGGGCATCGCCCAGGCCGGCGCGCTCTGGATCGACGGCGTGTGCCGGCTGGCAGCCGCCGCTCCCGGATCGGGGGCGCTGGCCGCCGGGGTCTCGCCCTGGTGGGCTCCTGCCTGCCTGCTGCTGCTGGGGCCGGCTCTGCTCAGTGAGCGGAGAGGGTGGTCGGCGGCCTGCTGGTGCGCTTGCCTGTTGTTGAGCGCCTGGCCGCTGCGCTCCCTGCTGCCGGCGCCTCCACCGACGGCCGGCGTGATGCTTGCGGACGTGGGGCAGGGCCAGGCGGTGCTCGTCGTGGGCCGCGGGGGATGCGTGCTGATCGACACCGGCAACCCACGGGAGGGTGGACGGGCGTTGCCCGGACTCCTGCGGGAGCGAGGCTGCTTCCGCCTCGCGGCGCTGATCGTCAGCCATGCCGACAGGGACCATGTGGGCGCCGCTCCGGGACTGGTGCAGGCCCTGCGGCCGCAGTGGATCGGCTTGCCCGGGGGGGGGCTGGACGATCCCCGCTGGCGGCCCCTGGCGCATCGTGCGGCCGACCTGGGGATTCCCCTCGAGCCTCTTTCCCGGGGTCGCACGTTACGGGCCGGTGGCGTTCGGTTGGAAATCCTCTCGCCTCCTCCGGGCCTCCAAGGGGCGGGAAATGACCAGTCGCTGGCCGTCGTCGTGGCCGTGGGGCCGCGTCGGGTGCTGGTCACCGGAGACCTGGGAATCGATCGGGAGCGACGCATGCCGGCGCCCGGGCCGCGGGCGCCGGTGGACCTGCTGGTCGCCGGTCACCACGGTTCCAGGGGCTCGACGGGGATCCGGCTGTTGCGGGCCTGGCGCCCGGTACTGGTGGGCATTTCCTGCGGCCGGGGCAACGTCCACGGGCACCCCCACCGTGAGGTGCTCGCCCGCCTGGCGGCGCTGGATCTGAGAGCTTGGATCACGGCGCGCCAGGGGACGCTGTGGTTGCCGTCAACCGGTGGTCGTACCGATGGGGTGGGGAATGAAGCAGGCGACGAGCACGACGAGAACGGTCACCGCCAGGGCCCAGCGCCAGGCGCCGAGGGGCCGGCCGTCGTCGGGCACCGGTGGGTGACGACGGCCGAAGAGCAGCACGACGAAGGCCCACACGGTCCACGCGGAGAACTGCTGGCGCAGC
Above is a window of Acidobacteriota bacterium DNA encoding:
- a CDS encoding type III pantothenate kinase, translated to MLLVVDIGNTQIVAGVFDGKTLRGSWRLSSRREMTADEFAVLLRGALGEAAAGIESAVMASVVPPLTGEGRRALARLVGKEPLLVEPGIRTGLKIRTDSPQEVGADRIVNAVAALESYGGPAVVVDFGTATTLDVMTASGEYLGGVITVGARVGVDALSVRAARLPRVDLALPPRVIGRNTMDSIRSGALYGHAAMVDGLVERIEEELGETVTVVVTGGTAGIIGPLMKRIDFTNPHLTLEGLRILHARNSSR
- the nadC gene encoding carboxylating nicotinate-nucleotide diphosphorylase, which gives rise to MSSSAARFPLDDARRVIAAALDEDLGTGGDITSEAVFPQGRDVSARLVAREEVVVAGLAVCSLVYQELAARSGRRAVVETLLDDGARAAAGRTLARIRGDARAVFAGERVMLNLLARLSGIATTTARAVEEVSHTSCRVADTRKTTPGLRLLEKYAVAIGGGENHRLRLDTLVMIKDNHKQLAGGIRPAIEAVRAAGYDPAEIEVEVDDLEEFDEALEARAGWILLDNMEPEVVREAVQRSGGRCRLEVSGGLRIGALSEYAETGADRLSLGALTHSVCAADLALDLEDEVPAG
- a CDS encoding low molecular weight protein-tyrosine-phosphatase, whose product is MRVLFLCTANICRSPAAEYYMRHLLERFAITTVSVTSAGIMDMGGAPADPVVRRLVGEYGIDLSGHRSKLATRAMVGTADEIVVMARRHRDWIERTFPEALRKVSLIREPEESADLLDPVGGSEKDYRRALELLFKCVERRTLAFKYPV
- a CDS encoding biotin--[acetyl-CoA-carboxylase] ligase — translated: MSAAADPTAAIERRLRTRALGRPLIWVPRLDSTMDEARRRVDDAGPGTAILAGEQSRGRGRRGRVFVSPPGGLYLSVILEPLPEPHHSWRLGFALALAARRAVMAAGGPALSFKWPNDLLRGQRKVGGVLLELLTPAGGAARVIAGIGLNLGPDPSRLDAAARGAGAVSLPGSSAEALAMVAAELLEAFEARTRLLLDGGWPQILGEVRACIVPRVGGRITVRTPAGDLLRGDFVDLAADGALVLRDLDSGEVRALRHGEIASIDGGGAGGARGLESGGGKGQDRAQW